In one Lycium barbarum isolate Lr01 chromosome 7, ASM1917538v2, whole genome shotgun sequence genomic region, the following are encoded:
- the LOC132603090 gene encoding protein NUCLEAR FUSION DEFECTIVE 4-like isoform X2, whose protein sequence is MVNVKGGTRPPLSQTVQNLPYWLLWIALCVATNSSAWFSTTVLVTNMRNFPLSRGTVAGILKGYGGLSAAVYTEVYSALLRNSSSKLLLFLALGVPTLSLLMMYFIRPCTPSLGEDSSESYHFLFVQVASIVLGVYVLTTTILEDVFSLNVFVSYSLLVIMVVLLMAPLAIPAKMTFYPSNKGKLGVSDVSEKSEPLLTPSSSATNLGSFQEGEEISEVDMLLAEGEGAIKKKRRPRRGEDFKFTEALVKADFWLLFLVYFFGVGSGVTVLNNLAQIGIAQGLHDTKILLSLFSFCSFVGRLGGGVLSEYFVRLKAVPRTVWMTCTQVVMIITYLLFASALNGTLYAATALLGVCYGVQFTTMVPTASELFGLKNFGIIFNFMSLGNPLGAYLFSGLLAGFLYDNEAAKQHTSTCMGPNCFRVTFLVLAGVCGLGTMLSIVLTMRIKPVYQMLYAGGSFRLPQSSNH, encoded by the exons ATGGTGAATGTAAAAGGAGGAACAAGGCCACCACTTAGTCAAACTGTTCAGAACTTGCCTTATTGGCTG TTATGGATTGCACTTTGTGTGGCCACAAATAGCAGTGCTTGGTTCAGCACAACTGTGCTTGTGACTAATATGAGAAACTTTCCTCTAAGTCGGGGCACAGTTGCTGGGATTCTTAAAGGCTATGGAGGGCTCAGCGCTGCAGTATATACAGAAGTCTATAGTGCATTGCTTCGCAATTCTTCTTCTAAGCTCTTGCTGTTCCTTGCATTAGGTGTTCCTACATTAAGTTTGTTAATGATGTACTTTATTAGGCCTTGTACTCCGTCTTTAGGAGAAGATTCTTCAGAGTCGTACCACTTTTTGTTCGTCCAAGTAGCTAGTATCGTGCTCGGTGTCTAtgtattaacaacaacaattttggaAGACGTATTTTCGTTAAACGTCTTTGTTTCTTACAGTCTTCTCGTTATCATGGTTGTCCTTCTAATGGCTCCACTAGCCATTCCTGCGAAGATGACTTTTTATCCGTCAAACAAAGGCAAGTTGGGCGTTTCCGATGTATCAGAAAAATCGGAACCCTTGTTAACACCGTCATCATCAGCAACAAATCTAGGAAGTTTTCAAGAGGGAGAAGAAATATCTGAAGTGGATATGCTTTTGGCTGAGGGGGAAGGTGCGATAAAGAAAAAGAGGAGGCCAAGAAGAGGCGAAGATTTCAAGTTTACTGAAGCTTTGGTCAAGGCAGATTTCTGGCTTTTGTTTTTGGTTTATTTTTTCGGTGTGGGTTCTGGGGTTACTGTTCTCAATAATCTGGCACAGATTGGAATAGCTCAAGGTCTTCATGATACAAAGATCCTGTTATCACTCTTCAGTTTCTGCAGCTTTGTTGGTCGCCTTGGTGGAGGAGTTCTTTCAGAATATTTTGTCAG GTTAAAAGCAGTACCTAGAACAGTTTGGATGACATGCACACAAGTAGTAATGATCATTACCTACCTTCTGTTTGCTTCTGCACTTAACGGTACCTTATATGCAGCGACAGCATTACTCGGGGTCTGCTATGGCGTTCAATTTACAACAATGGTCCCAACAGCTTCTGAGCTGTTCGGTCTCAAGAATTTTGGTATAATTTTCAATTTTATGTCGCTTGGAAACCCCTTAGGTGCTTACCTCTTCTCCGGTCTGCTTGCCGGGTTTCTCTATGATAATGAGGCAGCCAAGCAGCATACTTCCACTTGCATGGGTCCTAATTGCTTTAGAGTCACCTTCCTTGTTCTGGCTGGAGTATGTGGTCTCGGCACCATGCTTAGTATCGTTCTTACCATGAGAATAAAACCCGTTTATCAAATGCTTTATGCTGGAGGATCGTTTCGGCTACCTCAAAGTTCAAATCATTAG